Part of the Bacillus sp. (in: firmicutes) genome is shown below.
ATTAATCATTCGCTATCGAAAAAATAATACACGGATTGAGCACCATGATATAATACACCTTTATTATAACGAGGAATACACAAGAGAAATTAAAACCTTTATTAATGTTGCTGAACCTGTATTGCCATTTTGGGCAAAAGACCCATTTCCAAAAATTAAAATGGTCCCAACAAAACCCGAAAGTATCCAAATATATAAAATTCTTACTACACAGAAACATTTATATGAATCTGATAATATTGCTGTATTAGAAAATGATGCCGGACAAAAAATAGTTAGTTCAATTGATTCAGGTCTCGCTTACTTCAGATTAATTAAGTGCCTATATGGCCTCATTGATTTAATTGAAAAAAGCAAAACAGAAAGTGTAAAAACATTTTCCCAACAAATCTTTTCAGATACAAAAGTTCTAACAAAAAACGATATTAAAAAGTTGAAAAACCTTCTTGGTGATACTATTGTTTCCTCTATATTAAGAAGTAATTTTGAAGAAATACTCGTTTCTGCAAATTTTTTGTGGGAATTTTGCGGAAACATCGGAAATAGCAATGCCTTCAAAGAGTATATTCCCATACCAAGAGAAATGATTTACGACATTGCATTACTCTCATGGAATGCACCCCATTTATTAATCGTCGAAAATCAAGAGCTATTTTATAATATAGTAAAAGAACAATTGTTAAATCGAAACGATTGGGGTGTATTACTTAGCTATGGTTTTCTGTCATCTGGCGAGGAAATGATGATAGCAAGGGCTAGCAAATACCAACTCAGAAATATTTTTATTTGGCCAGACCTAGACCCTTATGGGTTTGAAATTGCAAAAAATATCGCAGATAAATTTGCTCCGTATTCTAATCTAAGAATATTCTTGTATGGTTTTCTTGAAAACGACTTCGAAAGTCTTCCTGTTCATAAAAAGATGGCTCCTCTTGATATTCAAAAAGTAGATCAACTACTTAAAATGAAGCTAGACCCTCAAATCCATAGAACTCTTTTGAAAATGAAAGACACTAGACTCAAAGGCGAGCAGGAAATCATGATAAAATCTATTAATAAGGGTACTTTCGAAAATTGCATATTGAAAACATCTATACCATTATATGTATGAACAATAGCGTCGCTCGTATTAAATATACGGAGGAGCTCGACACACTGCTTTCTATTTTTAGCATGTTGAATGAAATATCCATGGAAACTAAAGGATAGCTTGATTGACTTCAGAAATTGTTTGGCAATACCCAGTAAAACCATCACGACTAATAACTTTAGTGAACAATGACTCTAATGCTATTTAGTAACTGTTTCTGGAGTCGATTAAGCAAAAAACAATTTATTTTGCGATAAAAGAAAAACCTCAAATATTTCTTACCTCCCCCCCAAAAACAAATTCAAAATATTTCAAAAGAAGGCGAACGCTTATCCATGTGAGTACCGCGAAGAGAATGACAAGGAAGATGGCCACTAGAGGATTTAAAGTTGTAAATACTTGCAAGTTTGCTACAGCATTTGCTGCTACTCCGAAAATGGGCATAACAATTGCAGACAGGCCTGAAATTATAATGAAAAATAATAAAAATGGAAAAACTAGCAGATGTAACTACCACTTGAGTAAAGCTACTATGTTTAAAGCCATTTTTGTTATAATTTTGCTTATATATAAACGCATTTTTACTCCTCCATCTTATAAAAAGGTGGTGGAGCTTTAAGTAATAGACAAACCACCTTTATTGTAACCTTCCTCATTATGAATGAAGTTGGATTAATAAATAAGTGAAAAAAGGTCTTAATTTAATAGGAACTTCGTCATGATTCTGCCATGAAATTCCTTTGTCTGGGTAATTACTATCATTTTTGATAATAATATATTTTTAAGGAGGCCTTTTCATATGATAACGCAAATACAAATGGCTGGTATGGTTACACAGCTTCTAATTTCATTATTATTTCCAATTATCATTCTTATTTTTCTTATTCGGAAAAAGTCTTTGTCGTGGAAATCACTCTTGATTGGAGTTCTAATTTTTATTGTCTTTTCGCAAGTATTAGAGAAGATTCTCCATATTGCTGTAATTGATCCCGCTGGGCCTTCGCTAAAATGGACTGATAGTACGGTTGCATTCGTTGCTTATGGAGCATTGGCGGCAGGTGTTTTTGAAGAGATTGGGCGATATGTTGGCTTTAAATTTTTGCTTAAGAAAAATCGTTCATATAATGATGGGTTGTCATTTGGGTTAGGGCACGGCGGCATTGAGGCAATATTGATTGGGGTCATCGGCGGGGTTACTGCACTTATTTTTGCAAATCTCATTAACACAGGAATGTTTGACCAGACGATTGGTGCTGCAATGCCTGCTGACCAGCTTGCTTTAATTAAAAATCAATACTTGAATACAGGCTTTGGCATATATGTAGTTGGTGGATTAGAGAGAGTTCCAGCTATTTTGATTCATATTGCCCTTTCGCTTGTTGTGTTATTAGCTGTTCGAGAAAGTAAATTTGTATACTTTTTATATGCGATTGGGTTGCACGCATTAATGGATGTTGCACCCGCGATGTATCAAGCTGGTGTACTGAAATCTATTTGGACTACTGAATTAATCATCGCATTGTTTGGAGTTGCAGCGCTTATTTTTATCTTTAGGGCAAAAAAACTGTTTATGAACGATTAATAAAGCATTTTTTATCATTGCCCCGGAATTCAGACAAGGATTGGTGCGAATTTCGGGGATTGTCCACATAAATTCGACGAATTTTATTGCTATATCCACGAAATTTTTGTTTTATCCACGAAACTCGCTGTTATATCCACGAAACTAAAGCGTTTTTCCACATTTGACTGATTGCCACACAAATAAAGTACCAAAACCAATGCAACATAAAGCATTGGTTTTGGTACTTATATTTATTAAAGCTTATCAAGCTCTTCCACGATTAACTGGTTCACCATTTGTGGATTTGCTTTTCCTTTTGTTGCTTTCATAATTTGGCCGACGAAGAAGCCAGCTGCTTTTTTGTTACCGCTCTTATAGTCTTCGATTACCTTCGGATTACTGCTAACAACTTCCGCTACAATCGCACGAAGTTCGCCTTCATCGGAAATTTGTACTAGACCTTTTTCTTCGACAACTCTCTCTGGGTCGCCGCCATTCTCAACTAATTCTTTGAAAACATCTTTAGCAATTTTAGAAGAAATTGTACCTTTTTGAATAAGTTCAATCATTTTTCCCAATGCCTCAGGAGTAAGCTTCACTTCAGCTAACTCAACGTTATTAGCGTTAAGATAAGCTGAAAGTTCACCCATAATCCAGTTTGATGCTTGTTTAGCGTCTGCACCTACCGCAACGGAAGCTTCGAAAAAATCGGAAGTCTCCTTTGAAACTGTTAAAACCGCTGCATCATAAGCTGGTAAACCAAGTTCACCAATATAGCGCTCACGGCGTGCATCCGGCAACTCAGGAATTTCCGCTCGAACACGGCTCATCCATGCTTCATCAATCACAATATCAACTAAGTCCGGCTCTGGGAAATAACGATAATCGTCAGAGCCTTCCTTGACACGCATTAAAATTGTTTTCTTTTTCGCATCATCATAACGGCGCGTTTCCTGCTGAATGACACCGCCAGCTATAAGCACTTGCTCTTGGCGTCTTTCTTCATATTCTAAGCCGGCACGCACGAATGCAAATGAGTTTAAATTCTTTAATTCTGTTTTTGTACCGAATTTCTCTTGGCCCACAGGACGCAAGGAAATATTGGCATCACAGCGCAAGGAGCCTTCTTCCATTTTACAGTCAGAAACACCTGTATATTGAATGATTGACTTTAATTTTTCCAAGTAAGCATACGCTTCTTCAGGTGAACGCATATCTGGTTCAGAAACGATTTCAATCAGCGGTGTACCTTGACGGTTTAAATCCACTAATGAATGACCGTCACCTGTATGCGTCAGTTTCCCAGCATCTTCTTCCATATGAATTTGCGTAATTCCGATACGTTTCTTTTTACCGTCCACTTCAATATCAATCCAGCCACGTTTCCCAATTGGCTTATCAAATTGCGAAATTTGGTATGCTTTCGGATTATCTGGATAAAAATAGTTTTTGCGGTCAAACGTTGTGATTGGCGCAATTTCACAGTTTAATGCCATTGCTGCCTTCATTGCAAATTCAACAGCTTGGCGGTTGACAACTGGCAATACGCCTGGATGCCCTTGGCAAATCGGACAAGTATTGCTGTTAGGGGCTACTCCAAATTCATTTGAACAATCACAAAAGATTTTTGTATTTGTTTTTAGCTCAACATGGACTTCAAGTCCGATGACTGTTTCAAAAGCCATTTCTCGTTCCCCCTTACAGATTCGGTCTTTGTCGTGTAAAATCTGTTGCTTGCTCATAAGCATGTGCTACACGATAGACCGTACTTTCATCAAAATACTTTCCAATGATTTGCAAGCCGATTGGCAGGCCATCACTTGAAAATCCGCATGGAACTGAAATACCTGGAACACCAGCAAGGTTAACAGGAATTGTTAAAATATCTTCGACATACATTGTTAATGGGTCATTTGCTTTTTCACCAATTTTGAATGCTGGTGTTGGGTTTGTTGGCCCAAGAATGACATCATATTTTTCAAACACTTCATCAAAATCATTTTTAATTAATGTTCGTACTTTTTGCGCTTTCTTATAATAAGCATCATAATAACCTGAACTTAAAGCAAATGTTCCGAGCATAATGCGGCGTTTTACTTCGTCGCCAAAGCCTTCGCTGCGGGACATTTTAAATAAATCGATAATATTTTTCGCATTGTCTGAACGGACGCCATAGCGGACACCGTCAAAACGAGAAAGGTTGGCAGATGCTTCCGATGAAGAAAGTAAATAATACGTTGCCACTGCATATTTTGAATGCGGAAGTGATACTTCTTCCCAAACCGCACCCTGAGATTCCAACACTTTCAGGGCACTCATTACAGCTGCTTTAACATCTTCACGTACACCTTCACCGATATATTCTTTTGGTACAGCGATTTTTAACCCTTTAACATCACCTGTTAAGGCAGATAAATAATCAGGAACTTCGACATTAGCAGAAGTTGAGTCCATTTTGTCATGTCCAGCAATTGCTTGTAATATGTAAGCATTATCTTCAACACTTCTAGTGATTGGGCCAATTTGGTCTAATGACGATGCATAAGCAACTAAGCCAAAACGTGATACTAATCCGTATGTCGGTTTCAAGCCAACGACACCACAAAAAGCAGCTGGCTGACGGATGGAGCCACCTGTATCAGAGCCTAAAGCAAATGGCACTTCACCAGCTGCAACTGCCGCCGCCGAACCGCCGCTAGAACCGCCTGGTACATAGTCTAGATTCCAAGGATTTTTCGTAGGGTAAAAACCTGAGTTTTCATTTGATGAACCCATCGCAAATTCATCCATATTACATTTTCCGATAATGATTGCTTCTGCATTATGTAACTTTTCCGTAACAGTTGCATCGTAAACAGGATCAAAGTTTGCTAGAATTTTGCTAGCACAAGTTGTCCGAAGTCCTTTCGTTACGATATTATCCTTTACACCAATCGGCATCCCAAAAAGAAGGCCGAATTGATCTTTGGAGCTAATTTCTTGATCAAGCTTTGCAGCTTGTTCTCTCGCCGCTTCTTCATTTAATGTAAGAAATGCTTTTACTTTATCTTCTACCTTGCCAATGCGCTTGTAAGATTCATTAACAAGCTCAGTAACAGTTATTTCCTTTTTATGGAGCATCCCATGTAAATCAGAAATTTTATGTTCAAATAATGACATACTGTGCCCTCCTCTCCTTATTCAATAATCGATGGTACTCTAAATTGACCATCTCTTTGCTCAGGTGCATTTTTCAATGCTTCCTCTTGTGATAGCCAATTGCGTACAGTATCTTCTCTTAAAATATTTTTAATGTCTAATACATGAGTTGTTGCCTCAACATTTTCCGTATCAAGTTCATTTAAAAGCTCAGCGTATTCAATAATCGCATCTAAATGGCTTGTGAATTGTTCAGCTTCTTCTTCAGTTACCGCTAAACGTGCTAAATGCGCAACATGCTTCACTTGTTCGATTGAAATTCGTGACATTCCGTTTCCCCCCAATCTTTTTGTATATATAATCGTCAAATGCACCCTGGCTTGTTTATGCCTAGATTATAGCTGAGCCTTCAAGCCATGGAATTTGCTCATTAATTAACACAATACAATGATAATACCAAAAATGAATACGATTGTTCAAGATATGTCGACATTTATCGGAAACACGGAAATGGTTCTCTTGCTATTTTTTCGAATCCCCTGCCTTTTTTCCTGTAGAATCTTTTTATTGTCCGAGAAAAACTAGTTATTGTCCGAGCGGGGCAACTTATTGTCCGCATAGGGTCATATATTGTCCGGACAAGGCTGTTTATTGTCCGATTGCCATATATTGGCGCCCTTATCTAAAAATATGGACAAACGGTTTTTCCTCGCCACCATTCCTGCTTATGAGAGCCTCTTGGCCACCAATTGATGTAATATAAACTTGGACAGAAATATACGGTGGGAAATGATCAAGCATCAAGCCCGTAATATATTCTGTAAAGCCGATTATTTCTGCTTTACCATAGAACTGAATCGGAATATCAATGGTCATTTCCTGAAGCTGATCATTAACGTAGTAGCCGCGGCCGACTACACCAACATAATTAGGAAAATATTGTTCAATATCGCTTTTAAAGTTCATCATTCGCATATAATCATCATAATATGAATCTTTGCCTTCCTGGGATGGGAATAAAACGTGTTTTTCATTAATCTTTTCCCATTTGGAAATCGAATTGCTATTGCCACCTATATATGTTTTCGTAAAAAAATTACCTGGCACAACAGCGTCCCTTGGCTTTTCCTGGAATAATGCAATAACAATCGGAACTCCTTCCAACTCCTTTATGCTTTGCAGTTTTTGTAGAACTTGGACCGCAAGTGCCTTTCCTTGTTTCTCTATTTCCGCAGCATCTATAGGTTCATCTCTTGGATAGCCATTTGTCGGCTCATTAAAATTATAAACTGATTTCAAAGCAAGCCCAATGACGACACCAGCAAGCTCGACTTTATTTTCATTATTTTTTTTCAAATAATTTTGTTCCATTATATGTGACAAGTATTTTGGGTTTTTGCGAAACTCTTCTGCTGTTGCTGTTTTTTCATTTAACGGTGGATTCATACCCTCTGCATTTTTTTCGCTTTGTCTCCCGACCCAGCTTTCCGCCATTTTAGCTGTGACATATTGACCTTCTTGAAAATAAAAATTATTCGGATCGAAATGCTCTTGCGCGATTCTCATCAAGCCTATTTCCATCTCATCAATATCTAACCGATTGTATACCGTATAATTAGCTAGACCTCTTGCCTTCCCCTGCTTGAATGGTAAAATGGTGCGATAATATTCATCTGAGATTTTGTATTTTGGAATAATCGCTTGCTCCGTTGCTTCTTTTGTTTCTTGAACAATCTCCTCATCTTTCCCAAATTTAGGGGTGCATGCCGTTAAAACTAGTAAAAAAACTAGCATTAGTAATACACTTTTCTTCATTATTGAGGCCCCCTTATTTCTTTAATTCTTGAAGCATTCTCGCCTCATCCCATACTTCAATTCCTAGTTCAAGTGCTTTTGCTAACTTGGAGCCCGCATCTTCCCCAGCAATGACAATATCAGTGTTTTTACTGACACTTCCGGTAACCTTTGCCCCAAGTGCTTCAAGCTCTTTTTTCGCTTCGTTTCGACCCATCTGCTCTAGCTTCCCAGTCAACACAATTGTTTTTCCGGCAAAAATCGAGTCAATTTCATCGATATTTACCGCTTTCGGTCCTTTATAAGTCATATTTACGCCATATGATATAAGCTCGTTAAGCAATTGACTAACTTCAGATTTACTAAAATAAGTGACAATCGAATCAGCCATTTTATCGCCAATTTCATTAATATTAATTAAAGTTTCCATTGTTGCATTTTGGAGAGCATCCATCGTTTCAAACTGTTGCGCCAATGTTTTCGCTGCTTTTGCTCCAACATGACGAATCCCTAAACCAAACAATAATTTTTCCAATGAATTATGCTTTGAAGCTTCAATCGCATGTAGCAAATTATCAACTGACTTTTCTCCCATTCTTTCAAGCTTTAACAGTTCATCCCGCTCCAATTTATAAAGATCAGCGACATCCTCGATTAAATTCGCCGCAAATAATTGGGTGATGACTTTTTCCCCTAAACCATCAATATTCATAGCATTGCGGGAAACAAAGTGAATAAGGCCCTCACGAATTTGCGCATGGCATTTCGGATTAATACAACGGAGCGCAACCTCATCATCAAAGCGGACAAGCTCACTGCCACATTCTGGACAGCCTGATGGCATGCTAAAATCCCGTTCTTCCCCTGTTCTCTTTTCTTCCACAACAGTAACTACCT
Proteins encoded:
- the gatA gene encoding Asp-tRNA(Asn)/Glu-tRNA(Gln) amidotransferase subunit GatA — its product is MSLFEHKISDLHGMLHKKEITVTELVNESYKRIGKVEDKVKAFLTLNEEAAREQAAKLDQEISSKDQFGLLFGMPIGVKDNIVTKGLRTTCASKILANFDPVYDATVTEKLHNAEAIIIGKCNMDEFAMGSSNENSGFYPTKNPWNLDYVPGGSSGGSAAAVAAGEVPFALGSDTGGSIRQPAAFCGVVGLKPTYGLVSRFGLVAYASSLDQIGPITRSVEDNAYILQAIAGHDKMDSTSANVEVPDYLSALTGDVKGLKIAVPKEYIGEGVREDVKAAVMSALKVLESQGAVWEEVSLPHSKYAVATYYLLSSSEASANLSRFDGVRYGVRSDNAKNIIDLFKMSRSEGFGDEVKRRIMLGTFALSSGYYDAYYKKAQKVRTLIKNDFDEVFEKYDVILGPTNPTPAFKIGEKANDPLTMYVEDILTIPVNLAGVPGISVPCGFSSDGLPIGLQIIGKYFDESTVYRVAHAYEQATDFTRQRPNL
- the gatB gene encoding Asp-tRNA(Asn)/Glu-tRNA(Gln) amidotransferase subunit GatB — protein: MAFETVIGLEVHVELKTNTKIFCDCSNEFGVAPNSNTCPICQGHPGVLPVVNRQAVEFAMKAAMALNCEIAPITTFDRKNYFYPDNPKAYQISQFDKPIGKRGWIDIEVDGKKKRIGITQIHMEEDAGKLTHTGDGHSLVDLNRQGTPLIEIVSEPDMRSPEEAYAYLEKLKSIIQYTGVSDCKMEEGSLRCDANISLRPVGQEKFGTKTELKNLNSFAFVRAGLEYEERRQEQVLIAGGVIQQETRRYDDAKKKTILMRVKEGSDDYRYFPEPDLVDIVIDEAWMSRVRAEIPELPDARRERYIGELGLPAYDAAVLTVSKETSDFFEASVAVGADAKQASNWIMGELSAYLNANNVELAEVKLTPEALGKMIELIQKGTISSKIAKDVFKELVENGGDPERVVEEKGLVQISDEGELRAIVAEVVSSNPKVIEDYKSGNKKAAGFFVGQIMKATKGKANPQMVNQLIVEELDKL
- the gatC gene encoding Asp-tRNA(Asn)/Glu-tRNA(Gln) amidotransferase subunit GatC translates to MSRISIEQVKHVAHLARLAVTEEEAEQFTSHLDAIIEYAELLNELDTENVEATTHVLDIKNILREDTVRNWLSQEEALKNAPEQRDGQFRVPSIIE
- a CDS encoding YhfC family intramembrane metalloprotease — its product is MITQIQMAGMVTQLLISLLFPIIILIFLIRKKSLSWKSLLIGVLIFIVFSQVLEKILHIAVIDPAGPSLKWTDSTVAFVAYGALAAGVFEEIGRYVGFKFLLKKNRSYNDGLSFGLGHGGIEAILIGVIGGVTALIFANLINTGMFDQTIGAAMPADQLALIKNQYLNTGFGIYVVGGLERVPAILIHIALSLVVLLAVRESKFVYFLYAIGLHALMDVAPAMYQAGVLKSIWTTELIIALFGVAALIFIFRAKKLFMND
- a CDS encoding CamS family sex pheromone protein — its product is MKKSVLLMLVFLLVLTACTPKFGKDEEIVQETKEATEQAIIPKYKISDEYYRTILPFKQGKARGLANYTVYNRLDIDEMEIGLMRIAQEHFDPNNFYFQEGQYVTAKMAESWVGRQSEKNAEGMNPPLNEKTATAEEFRKNPKYLSHIMEQNYLKKNNENKVELAGVVIGLALKSVYNFNEPTNGYPRDEPIDAAEIEKQGKALAVQVLQKLQSIKELEGVPIVIALFQEKPRDAVVPGNFFTKTYIGGNSNSISKWEKINEKHVLFPSQEGKDSYYDDYMRMMNFKSDIEQYFPNYVGVVGRGYYVNDQLQEMTIDIPIQFYGKAEIIGFTEYITGLMLDHFPPYISVQVYITSIGGQEALISRNGGEEKPFVHIFR